Proteins found in one Coffea eugenioides isolate CCC68of chromosome 5, Ceug_1.0, whole genome shotgun sequence genomic segment:
- the LOC113771107 gene encoding uncharacterized protein LOC113771107, with translation MRVLVWNCQEVGSPLTVPHLREVNNLFPPNLIFLSEIKNRKQAIDRIARELRFDSNVAVEAMNKAGGIALFWTKETHILEVYKTAFTIEAKIEDNDTQVVWWFVGVYASCDPMIRKEQWRVLSNRKRLWGTRYMIIRDFNDILSNEEKWEGVVSEERRFRDFKDFMNQNSLIDIGFEGQPWTWSNHWDNEGEVRQRLGRCLCSFEWFQDFEKARCQHIDTFTSNHYMLLLDTAPGKERKKKRFYFDKRWFQRERVQQVVEKAWHKEEQGSRMFKITKKIRNCRIKLLKWRNTFQANSRSRITDLKKDLKRVWDSVSENRKESKARISWLREGDKNTKYFHTYVKGRRVNNRIRNLQRENGSWTENEEEVVTEMSEFFKELFNSGGRSDMSEILEGISHSITQEMNDKLTKAVEKEEIHDALFSMHPEKAPGQDGMSPLFFQRFWSTIKGDIIPAVKAFFSSGFMLKSVNHTVISLILKILHPTSLKNFRPISLCGVLYKIISKILANRLKSVLDKCISKTQSAFIPDRQILGNVVLAHEYMHYLKNKRQGKEGYMAIKLDVAKAYDRVE, from the exons ATGAGAGTTCTGGTATGGAACTGTCAAGAAgtggggagccccttgacagttccccaTCTGAGAGAGGTGAACAACCTCTTCCCTCcaaatctaatttttttaagTGAGATTAAAAACAGGAAACAAGCTATAGATAGAATTGCTAGAGAGCTAAGATTTGACAGTAATGTGGCAGTAGAAGCTATGAATAAGGCAGGTGGTATAGCCTTGTTTTGGACTAAGGAAACACATATCTTAGAGGTGTACAAAACAGCTTTTACGATAGAAGCTAAAATAGAAGACAATGATACTCAGGTTGTCTGGTGGTTTGTTGGTGTTTATGCTAGTTGTGACCCTATGATCAGAAAGGAACAATGGAGGGTACTGAGTAATAGGAAAAGACTGTGGGGAACTAGATATATGATAATTAGGGACTTTAATGACATTCTTTctaatgaagaaaaatgggaaGGAGTAGTCAGTGAGGAGAGGAGATTTAGGGACTTTAAAGATTTCATGAATCAGAATAGCTTAATAGATATTGGTTTTGAAGGACAACCTTGGACGTGGAGCAATCATTGGGATAATGAAGGTGAGGTCAGACAAAGGCTGGGCAGGTGTCTATGCAGTTTTGAATGGTTTCAAGATTTTGAGAAGGCAAGATGTCAGCACATTGATACTTTTACTTCTAATCACTATATGCTCTTGTTAGATACAGCCCCtgggaaagaaaggaaaaagaagaggtTTTACTTTGATAAGAGATGGTTTCAAAGGGAGAGGGTTCAACAGGTGGTGGAGAAAGCCTGGCATAAGGAGGAACAAGGATCAAGAAtgttcaaaatcacaaaaaagaTCAGAAACTGTAGAATTAAACTTCTGAAATGGAGGAATACTTTCCAAGCTAATTCTAGAAGCAGAATTACTGATCTGAAGAAGGATCTAAAGAGAGTTTGGGACTCAGTTTCTGAAAATAGGAAAG AGTCAAAAGCTAGAATTAGTTGGTTAAGAGAGGGTGATAAGAATACTAAGTATTTCCACACCTATGTTAAGGGAAGGAGAGTAAACAATAGAATCAGGAATTTGCAGAGGGAAAATGGTTCTTGGACAGAGAATGAGGAAGAGGTAGTGACTGAAATGTCAGAGTTCTTTAAGGAGCTGTTTAATAGTGGGGGGAGAAGCGATATGTCAGAAATTCTAGAAGGTATTTCACACTCCATAACTCAGGAGATGAATGATAAGCTGACTAAAGCAGTGGAGAAGGAGGAAATTCATGATGCACTATTCTCTATGCACCCTGAAAAAGCCCCAGGACAAGATGGGATGTCTCCATTGTTCTTTCAGAGGTTCTGGAGCACCATTAAGGGTGATATTATCCCAGCAGTCAAAGCTTTCTTTAGCTCAGGTTTCATGCTTAAATCTGTAAACCATACTGTCATCTCCTTAATCCTCAAAATCTTGCACCCCACCAGTTTGAAAAACTTTAGGCCTATCAGTCTTTGCGGTGTGCTTTACAAAATCATCTCTAAAATACTGGCAAATCGTTTGAAATCTGTTCTAGACAAATGCATAAGCAAAACTCAATCTGCTTTCATTCCAGATAGACAGATTTTAGGCAATGTGGTTTTAGCTCATGAATACATGCACtacctcaaaaacaaaagacaagGGAAAGAGGGTTATATGGCAATCAAGTTAGACGTGGCAAAAGCTTATGATAGAGTGGAGTGA